CGTTCAGCACGTCTTCCGACACGGTCTCTCCCGTAACCTCACCGAGGGCCTCCAGAGCGCCGCGCAGATCGATGATGAGAAAATCTTCCGCCATGCTTTGAAAATCTCTCTTCACGGCTTCGATGTGCGTCTTCGCCTTCTTGATGAGCGCCTCGGTCCGCGCGTCGGAGATGAAGCCGACTGTATCGTCCGGGAGGTTGTCGCGATAGGTGAGCTCCGTGACGGCATGCGTGAGCGCATCGATGCCTTCCCCTGTCTTCGTGGAGATCGTGAGCACGCGCTTCCCGCCCGTCCATTCCAGAAGGTCGCTCGCATCCCATCGGCTGTCGAGATCGGATTTGTTGAGGAGGCAGATCGTTTCCTTTCCTTCCGTCATGGTCAGGATATCGCGGTCGTCCTGTGTCAGGGGGCGCGACGTGTCGAAAAGGGCCAGGAGGAGCACCGCTTTTTCCGCATGCTCCCGCGCCCGCTCAATGCCGATTGCCTCGACGATATCCTCAGTCGCGCGAATGCCCGCCGTATCGATGATGCGCAGGGGGATGCCGCCGAGCTCGGTCATCTCTTCGAGGGCGTCGCGAGTCGTGCCCTCGACATCGGTCACGATGGCTCTATCTTCGCCGAGGAGCATATTCAGGAGGCTGGACTTGCCGACGTTCGGCCTCCCGATGATGGCGACGGGAAGTCCTTCCTTCAGAATACGTCCCGTGTGAAATGTCCTGCACATCGTCTCCAGCACCGCATGGATATGCTCGAGCTTCCCCGTGACCTCCTCATCGGTGAGCTCTTCGACGCCGTCCTCGGGAAAGTCGATAACGACCTCTAAATGGGCGATGAGGGTCATGAGCTCCTCTCGGAGCGCATGGATCTTCTGTCCGAAATGCCCCGCGAGCTTGCCCTCCGCCATGTGGAGGGAGGCCCTCGTCGGCGCCGTGATGACGTCCATGACGGCGTCCGCCGCGGACAGGTCGAGCCTGCCGTTCAGAAATGCCCGCTTTGTAAACTCGCCTGCTTCGGCAAGCCGCGCGCCGCTATCGAGAACAATCGCCAAGATCTCACGAAGCACGACGCTGCCGCCGTGAGACTGTATCTCGACGACATCCTCGCACGTATACGAGTGCGGCGCGCACATCTTGAGGACGAGCGCTTCATCGACGGTGCTCCCGTCCTCGCGGACGATGTGCCCGTAAAGGGCGCGGCGACTGTCCGCCGATGCGAGGCTCGTCTTTCCGAAGGGACGAAACATCGCATCGACGAGCTCGACGGATCCCTCTCCGGACAGGCGGATGATACCGATGCCGGCGGAGCCGTGCGCCGTGGCAATGGCGGCAATGAGTTCATGCTGCATAATTCCATCCCTTCCTTCTTATTTGTCCGCCTGATGCACCCGATGCAAAAAATGTGTTTCCTATTGTTCCC
This portion of the Selenomonas sp. TAMA-11512 genome encodes:
- the mnmE gene encoding tRNA uridine-5-carboxymethylaminomethyl(34) synthesis GTPase MnmE, translating into MQHELIAAIATAHGSAGIGIIRLSGEGSVELVDAMFRPFGKTSLASADSRRALYGHIVREDGSTVDEALVLKMCAPHSYTCEDVVEIQSHGGSVVLREILAIVLDSGARLAEAGEFTKRAFLNGRLDLSAADAVMDVITAPTRASLHMAEGKLAGHFGQKIHALREELMTLIAHLEVVIDFPEDGVEELTDEEVTGKLEHIHAVLETMCRTFHTGRILKEGLPVAIIGRPNVGKSSLLNMLLGEDRAIVTDVEGTTRDALEEMTELGGIPLRIIDTAGIRATEDIVEAIGIERAREHAEKAVLLLALFDTSRPLTQDDRDILTMTEGKETICLLNKSDLDSRWDASDLLEWTGGKRVLTISTKTGEGIDALTHAVTELTYRDNLPDDTVGFISDARTEALIKKAKTHIEAVKRDFQSMAEDFLIIDLRGALEALGEVTGETVSEDVLNEIFSRFCIGK